In Blattabacterium cuenoti, the following proteins share a genomic window:
- the mrdA gene encoding penicillin-binding protein 2: protein MKKLYKFYILLTIIGVIFIFRLFYIQIYTEKYILNAFNTSIKQEIIIPERGSIFDRNENLLVFNKSIYELIVIPILIDDNFNIIEFCNLVGIKKNTFYKNLEKAKDYSKYLPSVFLPFISKDKFASIQEKLYKYKGFDWTKRSIRDYKVESSVNVLGYIGEVTTEDIEKESNYYQIGDFIGWAGVEKSYEKILRGKKGVKYWIRDRKGCIIGSYNNRKNDVKAISGNDLSLTIDWTLQRYAEQLMYQKKGGIVAINPRNGEILSLVSSPINNPNLFIGVNRSKEFQKLMENTIDNPLFDRTTQARYPPASPFKLLTELAGLQMGVVNTNTTFICYKGFKYGKKRIHCHSGIHGIPIGIETATAVSCNNYFAQVYKRVIEKYPKNLTRGVNEWCNIIKSFGFGNYLSNDLATGEKGIIPSGDYYNKKYGITKWNAITIISNSIGQGEINVTPIQLANMVCAIANKGFFYTPHIVKCINHKPISNPNYTVAKFTKVKKKYFQFIINGMEKVFIIGTGKKFKCSDVRMAGKTGTSQNFIRIDHKVISLPDHSIFILFAPVEDPKIAISVIIENGGYGSRWAGPIASLIAEKYIKNNVNRKNLEKKIMNSGLQKVYNTIAKIKKNSFDKKK from the coding sequence TTGAAAAAACTATATAAGTTTTACATTTTATTAACCATTATAGGTGTAATTTTTATATTTAGGTTATTTTATATACAGATATATACTGAAAAATATATTTTAAATGCTTTTAACACCTCTATAAAGCAAGAGATTATTATTCCAGAAAGAGGATCAATTTTTGATAGAAATGAAAATTTATTAGTTTTTAATAAATCTATTTATGAATTAATAGTTATTCCAATACTTATTGATGATAATTTTAATATTATTGAGTTTTGTAATCTTGTAGGAATTAAAAAAAACACGTTTTATAAAAATTTAGAAAAAGCAAAAGATTATTCTAAGTATTTGCCTTCTGTATTTTTACCATTTATATCAAAAGATAAATTTGCATCTATACAAGAAAAATTATATAAATATAAAGGATTTGATTGGACGAAAAGATCTATCAGAGATTATAAAGTAGAAAGTTCTGTTAACGTTTTAGGATACATAGGAGAAGTTACAACAGAAGATATAGAAAAAGAATCTAATTATTATCAAATAGGGGATTTTATTGGATGGGCAGGAGTAGAAAAATCTTATGAAAAAATTTTAAGAGGGAAAAAAGGAGTAAAATATTGGATAAGAGATAGAAAAGGTTGTATAATAGGAAGTTATAATAATAGAAAAAATGATGTGAAAGCTATTAGTGGAAATGATCTTTCTCTCACTATAGATTGGACCTTACAAAGGTATGCAGAACAACTCATGTATCAAAAAAAAGGAGGAATTGTTGCTATAAATCCAAGGAATGGAGAAATTTTGTCATTAGTATCTAGTCCTATAAATAACCCAAATTTGTTTATAGGAGTAAATAGATCCAAAGAATTTCAAAAATTAATGGAAAATACAATAGACAATCCTTTATTTGATAGAACTACACAAGCACGTTATCCACCAGCATCACCATTTAAATTACTAACGGAATTAGCTGGTCTTCAAATGGGGGTAGTTAATACTAATACAACTTTTATTTGTTATAAAGGATTTAAATATGGAAAAAAAAGAATTCATTGTCATTCTGGTATTCATGGAATTCCTATAGGAATAGAAACAGCAACTGCTGTTTCTTGCAACAATTATTTTGCACAAGTTTATAAACGTGTAATAGAAAAATATCCTAAAAATTTAACAAGAGGAGTTAATGAATGGTGTAATATTATTAAAAGTTTTGGATTTGGAAATTATTTATCTAATGATTTAGCTACAGGAGAAAAAGGAATAATCCCTTCTGGTGATTACTATAACAAAAAATATGGAATAACAAAATGGAATGCTATTACTATTATTTCTAATAGTATAGGACAAGGAGAAATTAATGTCACACCTATTCAATTAGCAAATATGGTTTGTGCTATAGCAAATAAAGGTTTTTTTTATACTCCACATATTGTTAAATGTATAAATCATAAACCTATATCTAATCCAAATTATACTGTAGCTAAATTTACCAAAGTAAAAAAAAAATATTTTCAATTTATTATTAATGGAATGGAAAAAGTTTTTATAATTGGAACAGGAAAAAAATTTAAATGCTCAGACGTTAGAATGGCAGGAAAAACAGGAACATCTCAAAATTTTATAAGAATTGATCATAAAGTAATTTCTTTACCTGATCATTCTATTTTTATTTTGTTTGCACCAGTAGAAGATCCAAAAATAGCTATTTCTGTCATAATAGAAAATGGTGGGTATGGTTCTAGATGGGCAGGTCCAATTGCAAGTTTAATTGCAGAGAAATATATTAAAAATAATGTAAATAGAAAAAATCTTGAAAAAAAAATAATGAATTCAGGATTACAAAAAGTATATAATACTATAGCAAAAATAAAAAAAAATTCTTTTGATAAAAAGAAATAG
- the rodA gene encoding rod shape-determining protein RodA: protein MIKRNRVLLKNIDWKIVMIYIIMIFFGNINLYSVSHEKAEKQLVWIFFSFIFILIIFLFKPSHYKYITPIFFLFTFFLLIGVFFFGKNINGARSWYVFGPISFQPSELSKISTSLMVAHLISQNNNIKNNKKVLVYILIIIMIPSFLIFVQPDPGSSIIFSSFILTLYREGLPIYFILYFLFSIFLFIISLNISFWIIGFFLFFIFVIIILSKKNLSLLKIFYYLFLFINFFVISIISPFFFKEFLKQHHKDRINILFKNEFNKKYRDNVGYNLLYSKTAIGSGKLFGKGYKKGTVTKGKFVPEQHTDYIFCTVGEEWGFVGSVTFIIFYLLFISRIYFLSERQKDHFGRIFGYSIGNIILVHFIINLGMVMGLFPTIGIVLPFFSYGGSSLWSFTILLFLFIRIDASDQNTFL from the coding sequence TTGATAAAAAGAAATAGAGTATTATTAAAAAACATTGATTGGAAAATAGTGATGATTTATATCATTATGATTTTCTTTGGAAATATTAATTTATATTCTGTATCACATGAAAAAGCAGAGAAACAATTAGTATGGATTTTTTTTAGTTTTATTTTTATATTAATTATTTTCTTATTTAAACCTTCACATTATAAATATATAACTCCAATATTTTTCTTATTCACATTTTTTCTTTTAATTGGAGTTTTCTTCTTTGGTAAAAATATTAATGGGGCAAGATCTTGGTATGTTTTTGGTCCTATTAGTTTCCAGCCTTCTGAACTATCAAAAATATCAACATCTTTAATGGTAGCTCATTTAATAAGTCAAAATAATAATATAAAAAACAACAAAAAAGTATTAGTATACATACTAATTATAATAATGATTCCTTCTTTTTTAATTTTTGTTCAACCAGATCCAGGCTCTTCCATAATATTTTCTTCTTTTATTTTAACTCTGTATAGAGAAGGACTTCCTATTTATTTTATACTTTATTTTTTGTTTTCTATTTTTTTATTTATTATTTCGTTAAATATATCTTTTTGGATTATAGGTTTTTTTTTATTTTTTATTTTCGTTATTATTATTCTTTCGAAGAAAAATCTCTCTTTATTAAAGATATTTTATTATCTTTTTTTATTCATAAATTTTTTTGTTATTTCAATTATTTCGCCATTTTTCTTTAAGGAATTTTTAAAACAACATCATAAAGATAGAATTAATATTCTATTTAAAAATGAATTTAATAAAAAATATAGGGATAATGTAGGATATAATCTATTATATTCAAAAACAGCTATTGGTTCAGGAAAATTATTTGGAAAAGGATATAAAAAAGGAACTGTAACAAAAGGAAAATTTGTACCTGAACAACACACTGATTATATTTTTTGTACAGTTGGAGAAGAATGGGGGTTTGTAGGGAGTGTAACTTTTATTATATTTTATTTATTATTTATTAGCCGTATTTATTTTTTATCTGAAAGACAAAAAGACCATTTTGGAAGAATATTTGGTTATTCTATTGGAAATATTATTCTTGTTCATTTTATTATTAATTTGGGGATGGTAATGGGGCTTTTTCCTACGATAGGAATCGTATTACCATTTTTTAGTTATGGGGGGTCATCTTTATGGTCTTTTACTATTTTATTGTTCTTATTTATAAGAATAGATGCATCAGACCAAAATACTTTTCTTTAA
- the mreC gene encoding rod shape-determining protein MreC, with the protein MREFFNFFFRCRFFILFILLESTVAFFSFSNFEIKKYFYTGSSNLIIGNIYSYIHKLSSYFLLDIENKRLINENKKLRNENLSHKIKKISQDFKGENIEYLQQYIFTPVKIVNNTISERENYITINKGSIDGIKADMGIIFPNGIAGIVTKTSPHFSVAISLLNPKIKVNARLKKNKYFGTITWDGVDYKYLILYDIPKYSIIRKGDIVETDGKSGTFPEGIAIGEVYSYQFNQEHANYIIKVKLLENFSTIESAYVVKNLFKKEWEELQLYQVDK; encoded by the coding sequence ATGCGTGAATTTTTTAATTTTTTTTTTAGATGTCGTTTTTTTATTTTATTTATTTTACTTGAATCTACAGTTGCTTTTTTTTCATTTTCAAATTTTGAAATTAAAAAATACTTTTATACAGGTTCTTCTAATTTAATAATTGGAAATATTTATAGTTATATTCATAAATTAAGTAGTTATTTTTTGTTAGATATTGAAAATAAAAGATTAATAAATGAAAATAAAAAATTACGAAACGAAAATTTATCTCATAAAATAAAAAAAATATCTCAAGATTTTAAAGGAGAAAATATAGAATATTTACAACAGTATATTTTTACTCCCGTAAAAATTGTGAATAATACTATAAGTGAACGAGAAAACTATATAACAATAAATAAAGGGAGTATAGATGGAATTAAAGCAGATATGGGAATTATATTTCCTAATGGAATTGCAGGAATCGTCACAAAAACATCTCCACATTTTAGTGTAGCAATATCTCTTTTAAACCCAAAAATTAAAGTGAATGCAAGATTAAAAAAAAATAAATATTTTGGTACAATTACTTGGGATGGAGTAGATTATAAATATCTAATTTTATATGACATTCCAAAATATTCTATTATACGAAAAGGGGATATCGTAGAAACAGACGGAAAATCTGGAACTTTTCCTGAAGGAATTGCAATTGGTGAGGTTTATTCTTATCAATTTAATCAAGAACATGCTAATTATATTATAAAAGTAAAATTACTAGAAAATTTTTCTACTATAGAAAGTGCTTATGTAGTAAAAAATTTATTTAAAAAAGAATGGGAAGAACTTCAACTTTATCAAGTTGATAAATAA
- a CDS encoding rod shape-determining protein, whose protein sequence is MTLVVDFIKNLFTQEIAIDLGTANTLIMHNNKVIVDLPSIIAIDVRTKKVLAVGEEAKKMQGKTHENIKIYKPLKDGVIADYQIAELMIREFIKKVPGINNKFFTPSLTMVICIPSGITEVEKRAVKDSAQHLNAKEVYLIEEPMAAAIGSGISVTKAEGNMIIDIGGGTTECGVIALGGIVCQRSIKIAGDVFTNDIAYFLRTKYNLYIGERTAEKIKIDIGAAMETIDSPPKEIHIQGRDLPTGKPKEMNLSYKEIIPALDKSILRIEDAVMETLSMTPPELAADIYKTGIYMAGGGSLLRGLDKRISKKTGLPVSLVEDPLRAVVKGTGVALKNIDKFTFLMK, encoded by the coding sequence ATGACATTAGTAGTAGATTTTATAAAAAATCTCTTTACTCAAGAAATAGCGATAGATTTAGGAACTGCTAATACTTTAATTATGCATAACAATAAAGTTATTGTAGACTTACCTTCTATAATAGCCATAGATGTAAGAACAAAAAAAGTCCTAGCAGTAGGAGAGGAAGCAAAAAAAATGCAAGGGAAAACTCATGAAAATATTAAAATATATAAACCGTTAAAGGATGGAGTAATTGCAGATTATCAGATAGCAGAATTAATGATAAGAGAATTCATTAAAAAAGTTCCAGGAATAAATAATAAATTTTTTACTCCATCTCTTACAATGGTTATTTGTATTCCTTCTGGAATTACAGAAGTAGAAAAAAGAGCTGTAAAAGATTCGGCTCAACATCTAAATGCTAAAGAAGTTTATCTTATTGAAGAGCCTATGGCGGCTGCTATAGGTTCAGGGATATCAGTAACAAAAGCAGAAGGTAATATGATAATTGATATAGGAGGAGGTACTACTGAATGTGGAGTTATAGCTTTAGGAGGTATAGTATGTCAAAGATCTATAAAGATAGCTGGAGATGTGTTTACAAATGATATAGCTTATTTTCTTCGTACTAAGTATAATTTATATATAGGAGAAAGAACTGCAGAAAAAATAAAGATAGATATAGGAGCTGCAATGGAGACTATTGATTCTCCACCTAAAGAAATTCATATACAAGGAAGGGATCTTCCAACAGGAAAACCTAAGGAAATGAATCTTTCTTATAAAGAAATTATTCCAGCACTTGATAAATCAATTTTACGAATTGAAGATGCAGTTATGGAAACTCTTTCTATGACTCCTCCAGAACTTGCAGCAGATATTTATAAGACAGGAATTTATATGGCTGGTGGTGGATCTTTATTAAGAGGATTAGATAAAAGAATTTCAAAAAAAACGGGATTACCAGTTTCTTTAGTAGAAGATCCATTAAGAGCAGTAGTAAAAGGAACAGGAGTAGCTTTAAAAAATATTGATAAATTTACGTTTTTAATGAAATAG